aaagtaacgtaaaaaaacaatttcaaacaaaatgcattcaaaagtaccataaaaaacaatctcaaacaaaatacactaaaaagaaacaaaataatgtcatgaaaacttctttctttctttcttctctctttcaaaaaccctctaaactctaaagaaagttctcttatttcttgtaacatgtctatattgtataattattgttattttggagtcggtttcggcctaagtagggacataaacataagtatgtctaatacatctcaaatataaaatgtcacctatttactttggccgacaccgactgcgaaataacaataattatacaatatagacatgttacaagaaataagagaactttctttagagtttagagggtttttgaaagagagaagaaagaaagaaagaagttttcatgacattattttgtttctttttagtgtattttgtttgagattgttttttatggtacttttgaatgcattttgtttgaaattgtttttttacgttacttttgagtgcattttgtttgaaattgtttttttacgttacttttgagtgcattttgtttgaaattgttttttttaagttacttttgagcgcattttgtttgagatagtttttttttgttttgaagtcggctatttttttttgttactatcaatatcaaaaagtacatttaaaaaaaagttaaaatctgttattattttatagattttattttacttttttaattagtaagaaaatatttagttcTTATAACTTAAACGATAATTATTGATGGCAATGACAAACAGCTtttctgttatatttttatcaaatataaaatattcaaactaagtggtttatttaaacctacaaaaattacaatcgTTATTCACGAAACTACGTCATTCCTAATAAGCtgtctaaaattaattgttggCGTAAGtgctattttcatttaaaaacaaaatgttttagttCCGCTTATATTTGAACGGTTACGTGGAAGTAACGACCGAGAAGATCAATAAGAGGCGGACGCTAAACATCGACAAAATATTTGGGATTTCTGAAAGAGAGACGACACTAACAAAACGTGAGACCTTGAAACGGATCACAGTACGAAAAATACTTCCTAGAAACCATGCGATCACGATTACAGAAAGTACCGTagcaatatgtaaaaaaattgcgcgtggtttaataaaatatacaacttaattaaatgttacttaATCCCTTATTTAGTTAATACAAACCGATTACTAAATATTCATTGCTCATGAAtgcgttattttttaatttgtatacaattcaaataaaacacagGTGTCACGTTATGTAAACTccaaaaataaacgaaaaggTACTTACTTCAATGACCTCGGGACAcacgaaaacattttaaaaaatatatttcatctaCTATAATGCAATTCACAATTATTGTACGTTTCACTCTCCGAGTActgtgattattttaaaatattttgttaacgcCCTCCATGTGAGGCTATGCGTGTAGATTTCGGATTACGTTCCGTTTCTGACTGTTTCTGAACTAGGGATGTTGATTCGATCCGATACTTCGGTGGTTGGCACAATGGAATACGATCGGTTCGATTTTTGTTTCCATACAATTGCATTCTGTCCGTTGGTAAATCGATAAACTATTATAGTGGATCGGATCAAAAAGTCtgagttataaatttataaactactATATTGAGGGTAaccgaaaatatttattctaaacaCTATTCCTTCTTTATTTACAAACCATATTCTTATTGCCACGAACAGATTAATACTTCACTGCTACAAAAAATCTAGTTGTTAAGTTTGTTAGATAAATAGCTATCCCGttcttatttcaatatataaacAAGTTCGCCATAATTTCTTGTGAATGTGATTATTGCTTTTGTTGTTGAATATTTAAGAACTATGGTGTCCTTATCAATGTAGCAATTTCCAGTCCTCCCTTTCTTGTGCCATACTGTTTACCTTCCGATTATTGattggtttttaaaatttatggtaCGAATTAGATCcaaaaaattgtttcgttAAGTTTAACAATACCTAAATGATACAGTGTGTTACGATCCTTTGCAATCCAGAAAATCGATAAAAGCTCTTGGATCGTTCATCTCTATTCTGAATTCTACTTTATAATCTGTCTTTCGCTTTTGCACAGACTGCCACCACTGCCACAGATCTCTGCTCTCTATAGATATACTACTAAAATACTGGATAAGTCGCTGCTTGGAATTGACAGCTTTTGCTTCGATCCTTTATAATACTTTGGTTCCGACTTATTTTTTTCGATGATAATAGAATTTTATCTCTAGTACTAATTTGTGTTTCTATCACAACTATCAACCCCTTCAATCACCGCAAAAatagtgaaaattaaaaatacacaaaataacCTTTCCAGTAGAATATAGTGTCAGCGCACGGACGTCAGAAGTTATCTAAAGGAATGAACACTGTTTAAAATTCCAGACCATTCAACATTGTGGTTGGTTGGTTcggtatttttattcttaatatctaaaaaaatatttctaacttcaaaaaaaagtttttttgaatTATCAGTTTAAATCTGTAGAAGCTTTTGACAtcgcaaataatttttttactctttGCACAGCACTTACCAAATGTCAAGATTGTGAAATGGAAAACATATGACTTCCGTGAAACTAAATGTAATTAACTATTTGTGCTAAATTTGTGTaaatacagaaaataaattgtgaatACGATGATACGAGAAGATGACCCACAATTTCGTATCACACCAATACAACAAATGGCATCAGCTTGTTCTGGTGCCTTGATAACTTCATTATTCAGTGAGTGTTTATGccgatatttaaaattttttaaataacgttaTTTTATAGGTTACTTATACAATTCTAATTACACAACAATTTCACAACATTCAtgactatgtttttattttaccttgACAAAAAACCAAGTACCAAGACAAAAAGTatgaatttacatatatttacaatttcaatGTTGACTTTACGATAAAAAGAATACGCacttcataattaaaaagagaaattCTAAATGATTTATTGGCTTCTTTTTCTATAATTGGCATGGCATGGTTAAGATTGGCATTGACATGGCAAAGAAGTTACTGGTTTACTCAAAATTAAATGCCcacaatacatttttcttttctttttctacACATCGCCCAATTTGTCAAATcctataaagttaaaaatgagAGTACTGAGAGTCTGCACATATGTATTGcatttttctgtattttttaaatttgtctttttaaGTGACACCATTGGATGTTGTTAAAATAAGGCTTCAAGCGCAGCAAAAAGctttattatcaaataaatgttatttatattgcaaTGGTTTGATGGAGCACCTCTGTCCTTGTGGTGAAACTGCTTGGATACCTAGACGAGTACACTTTCATGGTACATTTGTAAgtcttattttgttatattttaaatattctataagTTTGCATGAGTATCGGACaatgattattaaatacttacatacataatatactctagttaataatatatttttacagttattaaacacttataaattaattattaattagtacAATTTGCTGTTAACagctttatttttactttaaatcatGTTACTTCAAATTGTTCTGTTACTAATTTTAGAATaagcttaaaaaaattatgtgctTATTTGTAACTATTTTGAATTGGAAATTGTAAATGCAATTGTTTCTacttttagaaatttaaagtattatgtGACATCATACTGATATATTTTCACAGGATGCATTCTACAAGATAGCTAAATTGGAAGGTGTCCCAGCTTTGTGGTCAGGTTTGAGCCCAACCCTTGTATTGGCATTGCCGTGTACAGTAGTATATTTTGTAAGCTATGAACAGCTTCggtttaaaactaaaactttatataataaatggaCAGACACtagtaagttttttcttatgtaaataacttttactgactttttaaatgaatctatctatatatataaaaaaaagttgtgttagttacaccatttataactcaagaacggctgaatcgatttgactgaaaattggtgggcaggtagcttagaaccatgaaacggacataggataatttttaccttctattttttattccgcgcggacggagtcgcgggtaaaagctagtatatatataaaagaaagttgtcttagttacaccatttataactcaagaacggctgaatcgatttgactgaaaattggtgggcaggtagcttagaaccaggaaacggacataggatgattttttactccgttttctatttttttattccgcacggacggagtcgcgggtaaaagctagtttctaataaatgttaaaattttcagtGCATCAACCAATGTGGATACCATTATTTGCTGGTGCCACAGCAAGAACTATAGCTGTTACAACATTTAGTCCATTAGAACTTATTAGAACTAAAATgcaatcaaaaaaattaacatattctggtatgaaaatttcttttaattgtttttatgttgcTCCAAGAACCTTCACTGTTTCTGGAGTTtctaattgttgttttttttttcagaaatcaCCACAGCTTTACGAAAAGTTATTAAGTATGAAGGGTACAGGGGATTGTTTCGTGGTTTAGGTTCGACATTACTTAGGGATGTGCCATTCTCAGGTACCCAACTCCTTTTTAtattaccatttttatttctaatcttCTACAAACTATTGAATCGAATTAAATACCAAGCCATTTTTTCCAGGCATATATTGGACAACATTTGAAACAACTAAacgaatatttaataaaccagATTCAGAGAAGAACTCATTTCTCTTTAACTTCTTCTGTGGTTCAGTAGCAGGCAGCGTAAgtacattatttatgtaacatattGATACCATGAAGTTTGCTTCTTTATcacatgttttaaaacttcATGTAATACATACCAATACTTCCCATAAACCTTTTATAGCTTCTGTTAACACTTCATATTGTAGTTGAGAAATTATCAAACCAAGTCTTTACCATTGAGATACTTTGTTACAACTTTTGACCATAATAATGGATGGGTTTACTGTTGGGCCAATATCGACCCAATGGGATTTTTACCTATTTGactgcttaatttttttttatatataattatttattctcttaactcataataaattaaaagaaaaacatttatttgcaaacataaataattacgaACTGTTTATACTATAACCTATGTAccttatttctgtttatttgtAGCTTGGTCCTATCCAAATTTTAATCATGAACAAACTACACACATAATGCTCATAAATTCTAGAATATTTCTTGTAAAACACTGCTTTCTATTTAACTATATGAATACCTaaccttatttaaaatgtcaattcatttcaaattccaaatttcataaaatctctgaagaaatttaattttcacattGTATTGTAAcaaagtataataattttcaataaaacttttgcAAAGGACTGTTCACAATTAGAATCGATCGAACTGGAACATGAATTCCCATTTGATTGATCAATCAGCCCAATGATTAAGAAAATCCAATGGATGTACATTATTTTCAGATTGCTGCATTCATTACACTACCTTTTGACGTAGTCAAAACACATCAGCAAATAGAACTTGGAGAAAAGGAAATTTATACAGGTGAATATTCATTGAACCAATAAACATGATCGTAATGAGTGcaaaatattacttactttttactaatattataaatgcgaatgtttagatggatggatggatgtttgtttgaaggtatctccggaacagctcaatggatctcgatgaaataaatatgaaggCAAATTTATCACATAGTTTgcaaattaagttttctttctaAGTGACCCCGTCCACACGAATAGTTAGCTagtatattaaaagttatctTTACTACCcttttaaaatgattactaCTTTTAATGTGTTGTAACATCAAAACAGATGGAAAAATACAGCAGAGAGCCTCGAATATGCAGAATATTGTGAAG
Above is a genomic segment from Papilio machaon chromosome 9, ilPapMach1.1, whole genome shotgun sequence containing:
- the LOC106718718 gene encoding solute carrier family 25 member 40 isoform X1 → MIREDDPQFRITPIQQMASACSGALITSLFMTPLDVVKIRLQAQQKALLSNKCYLYCNGLMEHLCPCGETAWIPRRVHFHGTFDAFYKIAKLEGVPALWSGLSPTLVLALPCTVVYFVSYEQLRFKTKTLYNKWTDTMHQPMWIPLFAGATARTIAVTTFSPLELIRTKMQSKKLTYSEITTALRKVIKYEGYRGLFRGLGSTLLRDVPFSGIYWTTFETTKRIFNKPDSEKNSFLFNFFCGSVAGSIAAFITLPFDVVKTHQQIELGEKEIYTDGKIQQRASNMQNIVKNIYSNHGFKGLFTGLLPRIFKVAPACAIMIATFEYGKQFFQKYNTQKYKESLQRHQEIVIIGNHKNNDYS
- the LOC106718718 gene encoding solute carrier family 25 member 40 isoform X2, whose amino-acid sequence is MIREDDPQFRITPIQQMASACSGALITSLFMTPLDVVKIRLQAQQKALLSNKCYLYCNGLMEHLCPCGETAWIPRRVHFHGTFDAFYKIAKLEGVPALWSGLSPTLVLALPCTVVYFVSYEQLRFKTKTLYNKWTDTMHQPMWIPLFAGATARTIAVTTFSPLELIRTKMQSKKLTYSEITTALRKVIKYEGYRGLFRGLGSTLLRDVPFSGIYWTTFETTKRIFNKPDSEKNSFLFNFFCGSVAGSIAAFITLPFDVVKTHQQIELGEKEIYTDGKIQQRASNMQNIVKNIYSNHGFKGLFTGLLPRIFKVAPACAIMIATFEYGKQFFQKYNTQKYKESLQR